The Muricauda sp. SCSIO 65647 genome includes a region encoding these proteins:
- the ruvC gene encoding crossover junction endodeoxyribonuclease RuvC has product MAKEKVILGIDPGTTVMGFGIIKVMDKQMRFVQMNELMLRKYEDPYTKLKLIFERTLELIDNYHPDEIAIEAPFYAKNVQSMLKLGRAQGVAMAAGLSRQIPITEYMPKKIKMSITGNGNASKEQVAKMLQSLLNLKTLPKNLDSTDGLAAAVCHFYNEGRVDVGKRYTGWESFVKSNSDRVKE; this is encoded by the coding sequence TTGGCAAAAGAAAAAGTCATATTGGGCATAGACCCGGGTACCACGGTCATGGGCTTTGGCATCATCAAAGTGATGGACAAGCAAATGCGGTTCGTTCAAATGAACGAACTGATGCTCAGAAAATACGAAGATCCCTACACCAAGCTCAAGCTCATTTTTGAACGTACCTTAGAGCTGATCGACAACTATCATCCTGATGAAATTGCCATTGAGGCGCCCTTCTATGCCAAAAATGTACAGTCGATGCTCAAGTTGGGTCGTGCGCAAGGGGTGGCCATGGCTGCGGGACTCTCACGTCAGATTCCCATCACCGAGTACATGCCCAAAAAAATAAAAATGTCGATCACGGGCAATGGCAATGCAAGTAAAGAGCAGGTGGCCAAGATGTTACAGTCGCTTTTGAACTTAAAGACCCTCCCTAAAAATCTTGACAGTACCGATGGATTGGCGGCCGCGGTCTGTCATTTCTACAATGAAGGTCGAGTAGATGTGGGCAAACGCTATACGGGATGGGAAAGTTTTGTTAAGAGTAATTCCGATAGGGTGAAGGAATGA
- a CDS encoding DUF456 domain-containing protein: protein MDIVLLIIGLLLMLVGILGSFLPVLPGPPISWVGLLLLYLTKAVPDNWWVLGITFVIAIGITVLDYVIPAAGTKKFGGSKAGMFGTIVGLLVAIFFPILGPLGIIIWPFIGALVGELINKADQKTAMKAAFGSFIGFLTGTFLKFLLTTVYLVFFVVIAVRYAGDLFSF from the coding sequence ATGGACATCGTTCTTCTCATCATAGGATTGCTTTTGATGCTTGTGGGCATCCTCGGGAGCTTTTTGCCCGTATTGCCAGGGCCGCCCATTAGCTGGGTCGGATTGTTATTGCTCTACCTGACCAAGGCCGTGCCCGATAACTGGTGGGTGTTGGGCATCACTTTTGTAATCGCTATCGGCATCACCGTTCTTGATTACGTGATTCCCGCAGCGGGCACCAAAAAGTTTGGAGGCAGCAAAGCTGGTATGTTCGGTACCATAGTGGGGCTTTTGGTCGCGATTTTCTTTCCTATTCTAGGGCCGCTTGGCATTATCATCTGGCCCTTTATAGGGGCATTGGTCGGTGAACTCATCAACAAGGCAGACCAAAAAACAGCCATGAAAGCGGCATTTGGTTCATTTATCGGCTTTTTGACAGGCACCTTTTTAAAGTTTTTGCTGACAACGGTTTATTTGGTATTCTTTGTCGTCATCGCCGTCAGGTACGCAGGCGACTTGTTTTCATTCTAG
- a CDS encoding nitroreductase: protein MSIFELVRNRRAVFPVQYNDQPIEREFIAELLEAANWAPTHRKTEPWRFKVLMGKKKGELGEFLSTKYQETETRPKQVKIRKLLENPRRAGAIIAICMQRDMNESLPEWEEIAATAMAVQNMWLCCAEVGVGCYWSSPGLIKYMHEFFELAEGERCLGFFYIGHYHEEIPDQTRMPIEEKTIWLE from the coding sequence ATGAGCATTTTTGAGCTGGTTCGAAACCGTCGTGCGGTCTTTCCCGTACAATACAACGACCAACCAATTGAGCGCGAGTTTATAGCAGAGTTGTTAGAGGCGGCCAACTGGGCCCCTACCCATAGAAAAACCGAACCTTGGCGGTTCAAGGTATTGATGGGAAAAAAGAAAGGGGAATTGGGCGAATTTCTCTCAACAAAATACCAAGAGACCGAAACAAGGCCCAAACAGGTAAAAATCAGAAAACTACTTGAAAATCCGAGACGGGCAGGAGCCATTATAGCCATTTGTATGCAGCGAGACATGAACGAGAGCCTCCCCGAATGGGAAGAAATCGCTGCCACCGCCATGGCAGTTCAAAACATGTGGCTTTGTTGTGCAGAAGTGGGAGTGGGGTGTTATTGGAGTTCACCAGGACTTATAAAATATATGCATGAATTCTTCGAACTGGCAGAAGGCGAACGCTGCCTGGGCTTTTTCTACATAGGGCACTACCACGAAGAAATACCCGACCAGACCCGAATGCCGATCGAAGAAAAAACCATTTGGCTAGAATGA
- the hutH gene encoding histidine ammonia-lyase: MQPNHKEFKYGEAQLTAGIALAISNETIKGVLSASTCARIEKSAEIVLNIVEKGEPVYGINTGFGPLCTTKISKEETRILQINILQSHSVGVGEPIANELAKLMLILKVHALAKGYSGIQLQTLERIIWHIENDVIPIVPSQGSVGASGDLAPLAHLFLPLIGLGTVHYQGETISTVALFKKTGLKPVELGPKEGLALINGTQFIAAHAVVVVEKFRNCLKQADIIGAMMLEGLQGSMKPFEKELHRLRPFKGNQHVAGRIRTLLQGSEILEDHIDCDRVQDPYSLRCMPQVHGASRNAWLHLKELLEIELNSVTDNPVIINEDMAISGGNFHGQPLAMALDYATLATSELGNISDRRIYLALEGGHGVPQLLMKDTGINSGYMILQYTAAALASENKGLCFPASADSIPTSLGQEDHVSMGSISGRKALRVIENVEKILAIELLTAAQAFEYRKPLKSGVLLDEIYKFLRTKVSFADKDRVFADDIEIGIDIVQKGEIINLVETILKENNLSWDSPFTEEFERY; this comes from the coding sequence ATGCAACCCAACCATAAAGAATTCAAGTACGGCGAGGCACAACTTACCGCTGGCATTGCCCTTGCCATTTCAAACGAAACTATAAAGGGCGTGCTATCGGCCAGCACTTGTGCGCGTATTGAAAAAAGTGCCGAAATAGTGCTCAATATCGTTGAGAAAGGTGAGCCTGTTTATGGTATCAATACTGGTTTTGGCCCACTGTGCACGACCAAAATCTCAAAAGAGGAAACCCGAATCTTGCAAATCAACATTCTACAAAGCCACAGTGTTGGGGTGGGTGAGCCCATTGCGAACGAACTGGCTAAGCTGATGTTGATCTTGAAGGTCCATGCTTTAGCAAAAGGCTATTCGGGCATTCAGTTGCAGACCCTCGAGCGCATTATATGGCATATAGAAAACGATGTGATCCCCATAGTTCCCTCGCAGGGTTCAGTAGGGGCTTCTGGCGATCTTGCCCCTTTGGCTCATCTATTTCTTCCACTGATCGGATTGGGAACCGTACATTACCAAGGAGAAACCATTTCTACCGTGGCATTGTTCAAAAAAACAGGATTAAAACCCGTTGAACTTGGCCCAAAAGAAGGGCTTGCACTCATCAATGGCACACAGTTCATAGCAGCACATGCCGTGGTGGTCGTTGAAAAATTTCGAAATTGCCTAAAACAAGCAGACATCATCGGAGCCATGATGCTCGAAGGCTTGCAAGGCTCCATGAAACCCTTTGAAAAAGAACTTCACCGACTACGGCCCTTTAAGGGCAATCAGCACGTAGCCGGTAGAATACGAACCCTATTACAGGGTTCTGAGATACTTGAAGACCATATCGATTGTGACCGGGTGCAGGATCCGTATTCGCTTCGCTGTATGCCGCAAGTACATGGTGCCTCTCGAAACGCATGGTTGCATCTTAAAGAATTATTGGAAATCGAGTTGAATTCGGTCACTGACAACCCCGTTATCATCAACGAGGATATGGCCATAAGCGGCGGTAATTTTCATGGTCAACCCCTCGCCATGGCATTGGATTATGCCACATTGGCCACCTCTGAACTTGGCAACATTTCTGATAGAAGAATTTATTTGGCCCTTGAGGGGGGGCATGGGGTGCCCCAATTGTTGATGAAAGATACCGGCATCAATTCGGGCTATATGATATTGCAGTACACTGCCGCTGCCTTGGCCAGTGAGAACAAGGGCCTTTGTTTTCCGGCCAGTGCCGATAGCATTCCCACCTCGTTGGGGCAAGAAGACCATGTGAGCATGGGCTCCATAAGCGGCCGAAAGGCATTGCGGGTCATTGAAAACGTAGAGAAGATCTTAGCCATTGAACTATTGACCGCTGCCCAAGCGTTTGAATACCGAAAACCCTTGAAATCAGGTGTTTTGTTGGATGAAATCTACAAGTTCTTGCGCACCAAGGTTTCCTTTGCCGATAAAGACAGGGTCTTTGCTGATGATATTGAAATCGGCATCGATATCGTTCAAAAAGGCGAGATCATCAACTTGGTGGAAACTATACTAAAGGAAAACAATCTTTCTTGGGATTCTCCCTTTACAGAAGAATTTGAAAGATATTGA
- the hutI gene encoding imidazolonepropionase, whose protein sequence is MNRPILIGPFKQLLPMSGLPLKGALSDGQLPIINDAGVLLLDGKILEVNTYKKLKSDEVDLERIEGEQVCLPGFIDSHTHICFGGSRARDYALRNSGKTYLEIAKAGGGIWDTVTQTRKASKEMLVKGILTRCEKHLANGITTLEVKSGYGLSLEEELKMLRAIKEADEQATQDLVSTCLAAHMVPKDWDGSPTEYLEEIGEKLFPILKSEKLTNRVDAFIEESAFSPKNIKPYFEKAKQHGFDITVHADQFTTGGSQVAVDFNAISADHLETSTKKEVALLAKSDTIATALPGASLGLGCDFTPARKLLDAGAALAIASDHNPGSGPMGDLLAQAAILGTFEKLSNAEVLAGITFRAAAALNLQDRGVLKKGMRADFVAFATDNYQEITYHQGQLKPSGVWKNGIKTY, encoded by the coding sequence ATGAACAGACCTATTTTAATCGGACCGTTCAAGCAATTGCTGCCCATGTCGGGGCTTCCATTGAAAGGAGCACTTTCTGATGGGCAATTGCCCATAATCAATGATGCGGGGGTTTTGCTTTTAGATGGGAAAATTCTTGAAGTGAACACCTATAAAAAGCTAAAGTCTGACGAAGTCGACTTAGAACGAATCGAAGGCGAGCAGGTGTGCCTTCCCGGCTTCATCGACTCACATACCCATATCTGTTTCGGCGGTTCTCGGGCAAGGGATTATGCCCTCCGCAATTCGGGCAAGACCTATTTGGAAATTGCAAAAGCGGGAGGTGGTATTTGGGATACGGTCACCCAAACCCGAAAAGCGTCCAAAGAAATGCTGGTCAAGGGCATTCTTACAAGATGCGAAAAACATCTTGCGAACGGAATTACCACGTTGGAGGTCAAAAGTGGGTATGGACTTTCCCTTGAGGAAGAACTCAAAATGCTTCGTGCCATCAAGGAAGCCGATGAGCAAGCCACACAAGATTTGGTCAGCACCTGTTTAGCGGCCCATATGGTGCCTAAAGATTGGGATGGAAGTCCAACAGAATATTTAGAGGAAATCGGCGAAAAATTGTTTCCCATCTTAAAATCGGAAAAACTGACAAACCGGGTAGATGCCTTTATTGAAGAAAGTGCCTTTTCTCCCAAAAACATAAAGCCCTATTTCGAAAAAGCGAAACAACATGGTTTTGACATAACGGTACATGCCGATCAGTTCACCACGGGCGGTAGTCAAGTCGCCGTTGATTTCAATGCCATCAGTGCCGACCACCTTGAGACCAGCACCAAAAAAGAGGTGGCACTCTTGGCAAAAAGCGATACCATTGCCACCGCTTTGCCCGGTGCCTCTTTGGGGCTTGGCTGTGATTTCACCCCGGCCCGCAAGCTGTTGGATGCAGGGGCGGCCCTGGCCATTGCCAGCGATCATAACCCCGGTTCAGGACCCATGGGCGACCTGCTTGCGCAAGCGGCCATTTTGGGAACGTTCGAAAAACTGTCAAACGCCGAAGTATTGGCCGGCATCACCTTTCGTGCCGCTGCGGCGTTGAACCTACAGGACAGGGGAGTCTTAAAAAAGGGCATGAGGGCCGATTTTGTTGCCTTTGCCACAGATAATTATCAAGAAATCACCTATCACCAAGGGCAATTGAAGCCCTCTGGTGTTTGGAAGAACGGAATCAAAACCTATTGA
- a CDS encoding urocanate hydratase, translated as MATSPLLLFKEAILQGIPKELPKKRPHHRGGNPAPKRKDILTSEEKKLALRNALRYFPKEWHTELAPEFMEELNTRGRIYMYRFKPDYELYARPIGDYPAKNQQAASIMLMIQNNLDPAVAQHPEELITYGGNGAVFQHWAQYLLTMKYLAEMTDEQTLHMYSGHPMGLFPSSKEAPRVVITNGMMIPNYSKPDDWERYNALGVTQYGQMTAGSYMYIGPQGIVHGTAITVMNAFRKVLKKGDSSKGKVFLTAGLGGMSGAQPKAGNIAGCITVCAEVNPSAAQKRHEQGWVDELIDDIGQLVKRTKRAIKENEIISLAFIGNIVDVWERFYDEDIFIHLGSDQTSLHNPWAGGYYPVGLSFSEANELMAADPQAFRSAVQESLRRQVSAINKHHARGTYFFDYGNAFLLEASRAGGDVMASNGVDFKYPSYVQDILGPMCFDYGFGPFRWVCTSGNAEDLKKTDAIALQTMKELMETAPEEIRQQMQDNIKWIEEAEQNRLVVGSQARILYADAEGRMKIAEAFNQAIHDGDLSDPVVLGRDHHDVSGTDSPFRETSNIYDGSKFTADMALHNVIGDSFRGATWVSIHNGGGVGWGEVINGGFGMVLDGSEEANKRLKNMLFYDVNNGISRRGWARNSEALFAIKREMARTPELKVTLPNLVDDNLLDTIFE; from the coding sequence ATGGCAACCTCTCCACTTCTTTTGTTCAAAGAAGCCATCCTACAGGGAATTCCAAAAGAATTACCAAAAAAAAGACCGCATCACAGGGGCGGTAATCCTGCGCCCAAGCGAAAGGATATTTTGACATCCGAAGAAAAAAAACTGGCCCTACGCAATGCCCTGCGCTACTTTCCGAAAGAGTGGCATACCGAACTGGCCCCAGAGTTCATGGAAGAATTGAACACCCGTGGTCGCATCTATATGTATCGTTTCAAACCCGATTATGAACTATATGCACGCCCTATTGGTGACTATCCCGCTAAAAACCAACAAGCCGCATCCATAATGTTGATGATCCAGAACAATTTAGATCCCGCGGTGGCGCAACATCCTGAAGAGCTGATCACCTATGGTGGCAATGGGGCCGTTTTTCAGCATTGGGCACAATACCTTTTGACCATGAAATACTTGGCAGAGATGACCGATGAACAGACCTTGCACATGTATTCGGGCCACCCCATGGGACTTTTTCCATCGTCAAAAGAAGCGCCAAGGGTCGTGATCACCAACGGAATGATGATTCCCAATTATTCAAAGCCCGATGATTGGGAGCGCTATAATGCTTTAGGCGTGACCCAATATGGGCAAATGACAGCGGGTTCGTATATGTACATCGGTCCACAAGGTATTGTACATGGCACGGCCATCACTGTTATGAACGCTTTCAGAAAGGTGTTGAAAAAGGGGGATTCTTCAAAAGGAAAGGTCTTTTTGACCGCTGGGTTAGGTGGCATGAGCGGGGCACAGCCCAAAGCGGGCAACATTGCGGGCTGTATTACGGTATGTGCGGAAGTGAATCCGTCAGCAGCTCAAAAAAGGCATGAACAAGGTTGGGTCGATGAGCTGATCGACGATATAGGGCAACTGGTCAAACGTACCAAAAGGGCCATAAAAGAGAACGAAATAATCTCTCTTGCCTTTATTGGCAATATCGTCGATGTCTGGGAACGATTCTATGATGAAGACATTTTTATTCATCTGGGCTCTGACCAAACTTCACTGCACAACCCATGGGCAGGAGGTTACTATCCTGTGGGACTTTCCTTTTCGGAGGCCAACGAATTGATGGCAGCAGATCCCCAAGCCTTCAGATCAGCTGTTCAAGAATCGTTGCGAAGGCAGGTGTCGGCCATCAACAAGCACCATGCGAGGGGCACCTATTTCTTTGACTATGGCAATGCCTTTTTGTTGGAGGCCTCACGGGCCGGTGGTGATGTCATGGCTTCGAATGGAGTGGATTTCAAATACCCATCGTATGTGCAAGACATTTTGGGACCCATGTGTTTCGACTATGGCTTTGGCCCCTTTCGTTGGGTCTGCACCTCGGGCAATGCCGAAGATTTAAAGAAAACGGATGCGATTGCCCTTCAGACAATGAAAGAACTTATGGAAACCGCTCCCGAAGAAATCCGGCAACAGATGCAAGACAATATCAAATGGATCGAAGAGGCCGAACAAAACCGATTGGTGGTCGGCTCCCAAGCCAGAATTCTCTATGCCGATGCAGAGGGGCGTATGAAAATTGCCGAAGCGTTCAACCAAGCCATTCATGACGGTGACCTATCGGACCCAGTGGTTTTGGGCAGAGATCACCATGATGTCAGTGGTACCGATTCTCCATTCAGGGAGACCAGCAATATTTATGATGGAAGCAAGTTTACCGCTGATATGGCATTGCACAATGTCATTGGTGATAGCTTTAGGGGCGCAACATGGGTATCTATCCACAATGGCGGTGGTGTCGGTTGGGGCGAGGTCATCAACGGTGGCTTCGGCATGGTGCTCGACGGCAGTGAAGAAGCGAACAAACGATTGAAGAACATGCTTTTTTATGATGTGAACAACGGTATCTCACGAAGAGGTTGGGCGCGTAACAGCGAAGCGTTGTTTGCCATCAAAAGAGAAATGGCGCGTACGCCAGAACTTAAAGTGACCCTGCCAAATTTGGTCGATGACAATCTTTTGGATACTATCTTTGAGTGA
- the hutG gene encoding formimidoylglutamase, whose product MATYKKPSSKIWSGRTSAQQLYLHEKVQCLPITKIEKQTQKSFAVLGYACDEGVKRNQGRIGAKDGPYHIRKALGKMPNHLPNEMALLDFGDVVCADGDMEAAQQQLTDHTAKLLASGTFPILLGGGHDIAYGHYNGIKKYLISEKRRPSIGIINFDAHFDLRDDINGANSGTPFYQIANENDPFHYLCLGIRKDANDRMLFQTAHELDTKFLERETFRMQFVDEINKWIIAFLKGVDQVYVTIDLDGFSSAFAPGVSAASPMGYSQDIVLESLKTILASEKLISLDIAEMNPRYDVDGRTAKLAASIMHYLIHNM is encoded by the coding sequence ATGGCCACCTATAAAAAACCTTCATCGAAAATATGGTCGGGCAGAACCTCTGCACAACAGCTCTACCTACATGAGAAAGTGCAGTGTCTCCCCATAACCAAAATTGAAAAACAAACACAAAAAAGCTTTGCCGTTCTAGGTTATGCCTGTGATGAGGGGGTCAAACGAAACCAAGGTCGCATTGGCGCGAAAGACGGTCCATACCATATTCGAAAGGCATTGGGCAAAATGCCCAACCATCTGCCAAATGAGATGGCGCTTTTAGACTTTGGTGATGTAGTATGCGCAGACGGCGATATGGAGGCTGCCCAACAGCAACTTACCGATCATACCGCCAAACTTTTGGCATCAGGTACTTTTCCGATACTATTGGGCGGTGGACATGACATCGCCTATGGCCACTATAACGGAATCAAAAAATATTTGATCTCTGAAAAACGGAGACCTTCGATAGGCATCATCAACTTTGATGCACATTTCGACCTCAGAGATGATATCAACGGAGCAAATTCGGGTACCCCCTTTTACCAAATTGCCAACGAAAATGACCCTTTTCACTATCTATGTCTGGGTATTCGAAAAGATGCCAATGACCGAATGCTGTTTCAAACCGCCCACGAATTGGACACTAAGTTTTTGGAGCGCGAAACGTTTCGAATGCAATTTGTCGATGAAATCAATAAATGGATCATCGCTTTTCTAAAGGGTGTCGACCAGGTTTACGTTACCATAGATCTTGATGGCTTTTCTTCGGCCTTTGCCCCAGGGGTCAGTGCTGCCTCACCTATGGGCTATTCACAAGATATCGTATTGGAGTCGTTGAAAACCATTCTGGCCTCTGAAAAATTGATTTCGTTGGATATCGCAGAGATGAACCCAAGATATGATGTTGACGGGCGTACCGCCAAACTGGCCGCTTCCATAATGCATTACCTCATTCACAATATGTGA
- a CDS encoding ROK family protein has protein sequence MDLVIGIDIGGTKTKIGLVDKDGNCLIKKNFRTKEYPDLNAYLDQAKGVVDSLLGELDVEANILGCGIGAPNASSKKGTIENAANLLWKGSTPILEKFKEKMPMPMRIMNDASAAALGEMLFGNGRNMTDFIIVTLGTGFGAGIVANGQLIDGYDGFAGELGHIDMTIGDGRMTGLGVPGGLEAYVSATGLKRTIMFMLSKYMDDSKFRDISYNGLHGEEITKAAEEGDPIALKAFDFTAKIMAQALANFTAFTQPEAFVLMGGLMQSGKWLTDPLKVYFEEFLLDVYKGKVKIMTSGMPGKDAAICGAAALIWENHR, from the coding sequence ATGGATTTGGTAATCGGAATCGATATTGGCGGTACAAAAACAAAGATCGGACTCGTTGACAAAGACGGGAACTGTTTGATCAAAAAGAATTTCAGAACCAAAGAATACCCAGACCTGAATGCTTATCTCGACCAAGCCAAAGGTGTTGTGGATTCGTTGTTGGGCGAATTGGATGTCGAGGCCAATATACTGGGCTGCGGTATCGGTGCCCCAAACGCTTCAAGCAAAAAGGGAACCATTGAAAATGCCGCCAATCTGCTTTGGAAAGGCTCTACTCCCATTCTTGAAAAGTTTAAGGAAAAAATGCCGATGCCCATGCGCATCATGAATGATGCCAGTGCAGCTGCCTTGGGCGAGATGCTCTTTGGCAATGGCAGAAACATGACCGATTTCATCATTGTTACCTTGGGAACCGGATTTGGCGCCGGTATAGTGGCCAATGGCCAACTTATCGATGGTTATGATGGTTTTGCGGGTGAGCTTGGCCATATCGATATGACCATTGGTGATGGACGCATGACCGGATTGGGCGTACCGGGCGGTCTTGAGGCCTATGTTTCGGCAACGGGACTCAAGAGAACCATCATGTTCATGCTGAGCAAATATATGGATGACAGTAAATTCAGGGATATATCGTACAATGGACTTCATGGCGAAGAGATCACAAAGGCTGCCGAAGAAGGGGACCCCATAGCCTTGAAGGCCTTTGATTTTACCGCCAAGATCATGGCTCAGGCATTGGCCAATTTTACCGCTTTTACCCAGCCTGAAGCCTTTGTTTTGATGGGGGGACTTATGCAAAGTGGAAAATGGTTGACCGATCCGTTGAAAGTATATTTTGAGGAATTTTTATTGGATGTTTACAAAGGAAAAGTAAAGATAATGACATCGGGCATGCCCGGCAAAGATGCCGCCATTTGTGGTGCCGCCGCTTTGATCTGGGAAAACCATCGGTAA
- a CDS encoding xylulokinase — protein MYYLGIDLGSSSIKIALVESTNGKSLEVVQVPETEMGMDSPQKGWAEQDPEIWWQLVCEGIQKIKAVTGVAPKDIEAIGIAYQMHGLVIVDEDGKPLRKSIIWCDGRAVEIGREAYGAIGETYCDAHLLNSPANFTASKLAWVKQHEPTIYDRVYKFMLPGDYIAYRFSNTINTTISGLSEGIFWDFKQDGVSKAVLDHFKISSETMPEIVPTFGIQSTVFGKGAEESGLLEGTSILYRAGDQPNNALSLNVLRPGEVAATGGTSGVMYAVTDNLSVTECARVNNFAHVNYETGKQKNIGKLLCINGAGIQYRWLLNNLSVSSYEEMNRMASEIEIGSDGVCLVPFGNGAERMLLNRDIGTRIVNLSLNRHHKGHLCRAALEGIAFSFVYGFEIMQKDGIEPKVIRAGNDNLFRSEIFSNTIVALIEKEIEIYDTTGAIGAARACALENGDYANFSSFMKDDHILTYSPKGDNSPYKKAYELWKKELNLILNN, from the coding sequence TTGTATTATTTAGGAATAGATTTAGGGAGTTCATCCATCAAGATTGCCCTTGTTGAAAGTACCAATGGCAAAAGCTTGGAAGTGGTACAGGTGCCCGAGACCGAAATGGGCATGGATTCGCCCCAAAAGGGATGGGCCGAACAAGATCCTGAGATTTGGTGGCAATTGGTCTGCGAGGGAATACAAAAAATCAAAGCAGTGACAGGAGTTGCGCCGAAAGATATTGAAGCCATCGGCATCGCCTATCAAATGCACGGGCTGGTCATTGTCGATGAGGATGGAAAACCCCTGCGAAAGTCCATTATCTGGTGTGATGGCAGGGCCGTCGAAATCGGCAGGGAAGCCTACGGCGCTATTGGGGAAACCTATTGCGATGCACATTTACTGAATTCCCCGGCAAATTTTACCGCTTCAAAATTGGCCTGGGTAAAACAGCATGAACCAACCATTTATGATAGGGTCTATAAATTTATGTTGCCGGGCGACTATATCGCCTATCGTTTTTCAAACACGATCAACACGACCATATCTGGTCTTTCAGAAGGTATTTTTTGGGATTTCAAGCAAGATGGGGTTTCGAAAGCGGTTTTAGACCACTTCAAAATTTCCAGTGAAACCATGCCCGAAATCGTTCCGACCTTTGGCATTCAAAGTACGGTTTTTGGCAAAGGGGCTGAAGAAAGTGGCCTGCTTGAAGGCACCTCAATTCTTTATAGGGCCGGCGACCAACCCAATAATGCGCTTTCATTGAATGTGTTACGGCCCGGCGAGGTAGCGGCCACGGGGGGCACTTCGGGAGTGATGTACGCCGTCACCGATAACCTGTCCGTGACCGAATGTGCAAGGGTCAACAACTTTGCCCATGTCAACTATGAAACAGGAAAACAAAAAAATATCGGCAAGCTGCTCTGTATCAATGGCGCTGGAATTCAATATCGCTGGTTGCTGAACAATCTTTCGGTTTCTTCTTATGAAGAAATGAACCGAATGGCATCAGAAATAGAGATCGGGTCAGATGGTGTTTGCCTCGTTCCTTTCGGCAACGGTGCCGAACGTATGTTGCTGAACCGGGACATCGGAACCAGGATCGTCAACCTCAGCTTGAACAGGCACCATAAGGGGCATCTCTGCAGGGCGGCATTGGAGGGCATTGCCTTTTCTTTTGTCTATGGGTTTGAGATCATGCAAAAAGATGGCATCGAGCCAAAGGTCATACGGGCGGGCAACGACAATCTCTTCCGTTCCGAAATCTTTTCGAATACTATTGTGGCCCTCATTGAAAAAGAGATTGAAATTTATGACACTACCGGAGCGATCGGTGCGGCAAGGGCCTGTGCCCTAGAAAATGGGGACTATGCGAATTTTTCTTCCTTTATGAAAGATGACCATATCTTGACTTATTCACCCAAGGGTGATAACAGCCCCTATAAAAAAGCTTATGAACTTTGGAAAAAAGAACTGAACTTGATTTTAAATAACTAA